In the genome of bacterium SCSIO 12827, the window GAAACCCTCATGGATCCGGGCAACCTGACGATCCGCGTCGCCGGCAACGGCGGCCGGGTAACCCTGGTCGGCGCCGGGCCCGGCGATGCCGAACTGTTGACTTTGAAGGCCGTGCGGGCGCTCCAGGCCGCCGACGTGATCCTGTACGACGATCTGGTATCCGATGACGTGCTGGAATTGGCACGGCGCGAGGCCAAGCGCCTTCTGGTCGGCACGCGCGGCAATCGCCCGTCCTGCCGTCAGGAAGACATCAACGCCCTGATGGTGAAGCTGGCCGGCCAGGGCAAGCAAGTCGTGCGCCTGAAGTCAGGCGATCCCATGATCTTTGGCCATGCCGGCGAGGAAATCGCGGAACTCAAAGCCCGTGGGATCGCCGTCGACGTGGTGCCCGGCATCACGGCGGCGCTGGCCGCGGCGGCGACGCTTGGCGTGTCGCTGACCCATCGGGACCATGCACGATCCGTCCGTTTCGTCACCGGCCACGGCCATGCCGGCGGCCTGCCGGACGATCTTGACTGGCCCGGGCTGAGTGATCCCGGCACGACCCTGCTGGTCTATATGGGAAGACGCACGGCGGGGCAGTTCTCCCGCCGGCTGATCGAACACGGCCGCGCCCCATCAACGCCGGTGGTCGCGGTCGCAGAGGCCAGCCGCGCCGGTGAAATACGGACCGTGACCACGCTGGGAAAGCTCGTCGCGCAGCCGCTCAAGGAAATCGATGGACCGGTCATGTTCGGAATTGGGGAAGTGTTTTCAGATCTGGATACCGCGGGCCTGGCGGCAAATTCCGGTTTGCAGCGTGAGATCCTGTAACGCGGTTTCTCTCCGCGGCGGGCAGCAAGCAGAAAGGCTGCCCAAGATCGCCACGGCCACCGAGTATGGAGGAAGCGCAGGCCGCTCAAGCCCTCAAAACGCCAATTGGATATCTGATCTGCCGCACACCCTCGTCAAGCGCGGCGACGTGGTGACACCAGGTTTCATTGGGCCATCGGTATTCCACAAGACCCTGAGCCGGCCAATAGACGGAGGTGTAGAGTGTTCCAAAGCCTCGGTCATAGGCCATCGAATACAACGGCGGTTTTTGGAATGCGCCGATAAAGCGGTCCGCCGGCTCGTCATGCAGGGTCAGGCGGTGCAACAGAAACCGTTCGCGTTCCACCGTCGCCGTGGCCCGCGCATGGCGGTGCCATTCCACCTGTTCCTGATGATTGGTCGCGACACGGGAATCCGTGATGACGCATCCCCGATCCGGTGACAGATAGGCCGTCAGATGGCGTCCCTTGCGGTCGACGACGGTGACGTTATAGGCCATATGACAGGGAATGCGTTTGAGCGCCTTTACCGCCTCGGCGGTCGTCCGACAAAATTCCAAGATATAGCGAATGATCAAGGGAACGCCGAACCCTTCCCCAACAATGGTTCTGCCGCCAAACGTCAAGGAAACGGCCAAGCCCGCCTCGTTCATGCCGTCGACCATTCCGAACAGGCCATCCGACATCCCCATAACCCATTGCCGGTTCCAACGTGTGCCGAGAATGACGCCGTCGCACAATTGTGGTGGATAATCGTAGTTGCGGACCAGAAGCGGTTCCGCGCCGAGCCAGACAGCCTGAGAGCATCCCGACAAATATGGCGGCGGGCAGTAGAAGCTGAGAAACCGGGCCGCCGTATCACCACCGCCGGCGAGATCAACCAGCGCTTCATAGGTCGGCACCAATTCAGGCATGTGACTTTTCAGCGCCCGGAGGCCGGCCAGATAGGTCTGCCGCGCCTCGATCCCCTCCGACAGGAACCACCGTTCATAAGCAGGCCAGTGCCGCTGAAAAAGCGCGCGCCATTTGTCCCCGGGCTTCTTTTCCGAGACCGCTTGGAACGTCAGTAAGGTGCTTTCCGGCAGCAGAATCCCGCTTCCTTGTCAGAGAATCTTGAACGCTGGCGCCTCTGCCGCCACGGGCGGGACCGACGGCAGCGGCCGCGCTTTGTACTGCGACTTGATCCCCTTGATCCAGGCCTTGGCGCGGCGGGTCAGACGGAACTTGTCGTCCATGGCCCGACCG includes:
- the cobA gene encoding uroporphyrinogen-III C-methyltransferase, coding for MPNLGRQADMPRQPEERIPDAMADLAVLPLFHDLKGRHVVVWGATDAAGWKSELMSAAGAAVTRITDNRPWGARDLSGCALAVADAEDDDQAAGLAAAARAAGVPVNIIDRPAHCDFSFGAIVNRSPVVIGISTAGAAPVLGQAIRRRIETLLPPGIARWAAAAQGLRDRVRTLIPEASRRRLFWRAQAERAFAEPDHPAPETLMDPGNLTIRVAGNGGRVTLVGAGPGDAELLTLKAVRALQAADVILYDDLVSDDVLELARREAKRLLVGTRGNRPSCRQEDINALMVKLAGQGKQVVRLKSGDPMIFGHAGEEIAELKARGIAVDVVPGITAALAAAATLGVSLTHRDHARSVRFVTGHGHAGGLPDDLDWPGLSDPGTTLLVYMGRRTAGQFSRRLIEHGRAPSTPVVAVAEASRAGEIRTVTTLGKLVAQPLKEIDGPVMFGIGEVFSDLDTAGLAANSGLQREIL